In one window of Helianthus annuus cultivar XRQ/B chromosome 17, HanXRQr2.0-SUNRISE, whole genome shotgun sequence DNA:
- the LOC110920935 gene encoding uncharacterized protein LOC110920935 translates to MMSIQCIHLPQFPQKLSIKPTSTQPFTPLISNTRFLSTPRNPSATTISKSQKLSNTSRVVVSALISEETVAESSSSDTGVFKLTYLEGNSWLWEVGGVKILVDPILVGNLDFGIPLLYDAGKKYLKNFQLSDLPEIDCVLITQSLDDHCHLKTLTPLSQKLPNLKVISTPNAKPLLDPLFTNVIYLEPGQNSEIQTSDGSHVKIRATSGPVLGPPWQRPENGYIVTSPQGELSLYYEPHCVYDKEIIGKERADIVITPVIKQLLPSFTLVSGQEDAVQLAKLLNSKFVVPLKNGDLDSKGVLAKLVTSDGTVESFKALLSKELPDAKTLDPIPGVPLHIP, encoded by the exons atgatgtCTATTCAGTGTATCCATCTTCCCCAATTCCCCCAAAAACTATCAATCAAACCCACATCAACCCAACCATTTACACCATTAATCTCCAACACCCGTTTCCTCTCAACCCCAAGAAACCCATCTGCTACAACAATATCCAAATCTCAGAAGCTATCCAACACCAGCAG GGTTGTCGTTTCTGCTTTGATTTCTGAAGAGACGGTTGCTGAATCGAGTTCTTCGGATACTGGTGTGTTCAAGCTAACTTACTTGGAG GGCAATAGTTGGTTATGGGAAGTGGGTGGAGTGAAGATTTTGGTTGATCCAATATTGGTGGGTAACTTGGATTTTGGAATACCTTTGCTTTATGATGCAGgcaagaaatatttgaagaattTCCAG CTTAGCGATCTTCCGGAAATCGATTGCGTCTTAATCACACAAAGCCTTGATGATCATTGCCATTTAAAGACATTAACACCGCTTTCTCAAAAGTTACCAAATCTTAAAGTAATCTCCACTCCAAATGCAAAACCACTCTTGGATCCCCTATTCACCAAT GTCATATACTTGGAACCTGGTCAAAACTCGGAAATTCAAACAAGTGACGGTTCTCATGTCAAAATACGGGCTACCTCCGGGCCAGTTCTTGGTCCCCCTTGGCAACGACCTGAAAACGG GTATATTGTCACTTCTCCACAAGGAGAGTTAAGTTTATACTATGAGCCACATTGTGTATATGACAAGGAGATTATCGGAAAAGAAAGGGCCGATATCGTCATTACACCTGTTATCAAGCAGCTTTTACCGAGTTTTACGTTGGTGTCGGGCCAAGAAGACGCGGTTCAGCTTGCAAAACTGCTAAATTCCAA ATTTGTGGTGCCACTGAAAAATGGAGATCTTGATAGCAAAGGTGTTCTTGCAAAGCTCGTAACGTCTGATGGAACCGTAGAATCATTTAAG GCGCTTTTATCGAAGGAATTACCAGATGCAAAAACGCTAGATCCTATTCCTGGTGTACCCCTCCATATACCTTGa
- the LOC110925919 gene encoding uncharacterized protein LOC110925919 — MLQFKPTKLRTKKIVFEAVFGAEDSGTLEQLKELSSKRLNIESMNKNKSVPGPNAECEQDIQKLELYLPSLDNLVQHVDFLGYNDPRVIRLISNLKIRWTSPLSSTCSLNIMGPKFFQIDSLRFELGLVLFSYGSLLRERASQVLHTDLVQSATLFRKAAGVYQYLGHDVLPFIRAKPSPHGPPEATSSVSSVMSLICLAEAQMVTIMKAEEKKTADGLLSKLHYGVVQLLDEATDSYSTAAKECKEISPGLMDYISCSKALHKLRSYKHMAEGVKTEGQMGTAIGLLKRALNSKVEKNVGGLESWRKVIKQDINALTEVLRRYEHENDFVWSEKVACDEHLPLLQGKKIATCIPYCPARWERTLKLKI, encoded by the exons ATGCTGCAATTCAAGCCCACAAAGCTCAGAACCAAAAag ATTGTATTTGAAGCAGTATTCGGTGCTGAGGATTCAGGCACTCTTGAACAGCTAAAAGAATTAAGTTCCAAGCGCTTGAATATCGAATCAATGAACAAAAACAAATCCGTTCCAGGACCGAATGCTGAATGTGAACAG GATATACAAAAGCTAGAACTATACTTGCCATCATTGGATAACCTGGTACAACATGTCGATTTCCTTGGTTATAACGATCCACGAGTGATTCGTTTGATTTCAAATCTTAAAATAAGGTGGACTAGTCCTCTTAGTTCTACGTGTTCGTTGAACATCATGGGCCCAAAGTTCTTTCAGATTGATAGTCTACGGTTCGAGCTTGGACTCGTTCTGTTCTCTTATGGCTCGTTGCTTCGCGAACGGGCTTCTCAAGTTCTACATACAG ATTTAGTACAATCCGCGACCCTGTTTAGAAAAGCCGCAGGCGTTTATCAGTATCTGGGTCATGATGTTCTACCCTTTATAAGAGCCAAACCTAGTCCCCATGGACCACCAGAAGCCACATCGTCGGTTTCATCGGTTATGAGCTTGATTTGCTTGGCTGAGGCTCAG aTGGTAACTATAATGAAGGCCGAAGAGAAAAAAACCGCGGATGGGCTTTTGTCAAAGTTGCATTACGGTGTTGTACAGTTACTCGACGAGGCGACGGATTCTTATTCAACGGCAGCCAAAGAATGCAAAGAGATCTCGCCTGGCTTAATG GATTATATTTCATGTTCTAAAGCTTTGCATAAGCTAAGAAGTTACAAGCACATGGCAGAAGGCGTGAAAACCGAGGGGCAAATGGGAACTGCGATCGGGCTCCTTAAACGGGCTTTAAATAGTAAAGTAGAGAAGAATGTGGGAGGGTTGGAATCATGGCGAAAGGTTATTAAACAAGATATTAATGCGTTGACCGAGGTGCTAAGAAGATACGAGCATGAGAATGATTTTGTGTGGAGTGAAAAAGTAGCTTGCGATGAGCATTTACCGTTGTTACAAGGGAAAAAGATAGCAACGTGCATACCTTATTGTCCTGCAAGATGGGAAAGAACTCTTAAACTGAAGATATAG
- the LOC110925352 gene encoding uncharacterized protein LOC110925352: MKIELEPPADPESTERKFKRVYVCLGALKQGFKAIGRDKLGLDGAFIKCPYPGQVLSVVGVDPNNGIYPVSYAIAEAETLDSWTWFLECLGDDLDLEANSNFTFLSDRQKGIIPAIMKVFPLAEHRFCLRHIYENMRLQFKGRAFKDLLWKCVTATTVVEFEKEMYALESFNRRATSGMLFNNMCEVFNSKILEGRDKPIIAMLVFIREYCMRKIINVLRLIESSDGLLTPYATELFEEIKKEATRYTIIWNGEGHYQVTGGVNQYVVNVEQRTCSCRRWELNGIPCRHAVTAIWNKASHGQVGLPESFVHPVYRMDRWKQVYTFKVYPINGKSMCPRSLLPATITPPYYHKSVGRPKKARRKAASELEDITDGRRLRKVGTSGN; the protein is encoded by the exons ATGAAAATTGAACTAGAACCACCAGCAGATCCTGAGTCAACTGAAAGGAAATTTAAAAGAGTATATGTGTGCTTGGGGGCTCTGAAACAAGGTTTTAAAGCTATTGGAAGAGATAAGTTGGGACTTGATGGGGCTTTCATAAAATGTCCATATCCAGGCCAGGTTCTTAGTGTAGTTGGGGTTGATCCCAATAATGGCATTTACCCTGTCTCATATGCTATAGCAGAGGCTGAAACACTAGACTCTTGGACTTGGTTTCTAGAATGCTTAGGTGATGATTTGGATTTGGAAGCCAATTCAAACTTTACATTCTTAAGTGACAGGCAAAAG GGCATTATTCCAGCAATTATGAAGGTCTTCCCACTTGCTGAGCATAGATTTTGCCTAAGACACATCTATGAAAACATGAGATTACAATTCAAAGGAAGGGCCTTCAAAGACCTTTTGTGGAAATGTGTAACAGCAACAACTGTTGTTGAATTTGAAAAGGAGATGTATGCTTTAGAAAGTTTCAACA GAAGGGCAACATCTGGTATGTTGTTCAACAATATGTGTGAGGTGTTCAATTCAAAGATACTTGAAGGAAGGGACAAGCCCATCATTGCAATGTTAGTATTCATTAGAGAGTACTGCATGAGAAAAATTATTAATGTTCTTCGGTTGATTGAGAGCAGTGATGGTTTACTAACACCATATGCAACTGAGTTGTTTGAGGAAATTAAGAAGGAAGCTACCAG GTACACTATAATTTGGAATGGTGAAGGGCACTATCAAGTAACTGGTGGTGTTAATCAGTATGTGGTGAACGTGGAACAGAGGACATGCAGTTGCAGAAGATGGGAACTCAATGGCATACCTTGTAGACATGCTGTGACAGCCATTTGGAACAAAGCTTCACATGGGCAAGTGGGCTTACCAGAAAGCTTTGTCCATCCTGTTTATAGGATGGATAGGTGGAAGCAAGTTTACACATTCAAGGTGTATCCAATTAATGGTAAGTCAATGTGTCCAAGATCTCTACTGCCAGCAACAATCACACCACCATATTACCATAAGTCTGTTGGGAGGCCAAAAAAAGCAAGGAGGAAAGCAGCCTCAGAGTTAGAGGACATCACAGACGGTCGGAGACTAAGGAAGGTTGGTACATCAG GTAATTAG